The Gadus macrocephalus chromosome 9, ASM3116895v1 genomic interval AGTCTGCTATCAGACGTGAGATGATTCATTTGTTAGACTACAATGAAAATGATGGATTGCACTGTTCAGAAGCAAAGAcaaaaatgacaaaataaaacacaatgccCAACACTTGATCACAGTCACATGACATTACAATACATATCCCATGCCATCCCGTGCCATGCTATCACCAACAGGTCTAGACAACCAAACCGGCACCCAGCCACATCTGGATGCCCATCGCGTGACGCGGGGCGCTTTACCGTAGACAACAGCAGGAGTGGGCTCGGCCTCTACCGCACAGGAAGGCGTAATGTGCAAAGGGTAGGAAGCGAACAAGGGTTTAGTCATAGTCAACCGTTTTTTCTAGGAAGACAACAATGAAATATTCATCCACGGCGATAATCGCCCTCTCCGGATCCGCTCAGAGTCTCCGAAACCCTGACCGAGCCTGGAGGCAATTAACCTTGATGAGGCTCGGAGACACATCCTGGAGGTGAGCGAGACGGGGACAAACACACTTAGCGGCTCACCGGAGGCTGAGAAGGTTAGTTGTCGGGAGGGAATAAAGTATTCATGAAGTTGTCGGAGGAGGAATAGGTATACAGAGCCTCCCGGTCTAGCTGGGGGCGGGCGCGGGGCGGGGTACGTACCGACGACAGAGAGCTCAGCGCTGGCCGAGTCGTGGTCCAGGGTGGTGTTCATGATGCAGGTGTAGATGCCCTCATCACCCTCCGTCACCTCCGCGATGGTCAGGGTGTCCGAGTCCACGATGAACCTGTTTGAACCGGAAGGACGTTAGCAAAATAGGGACAGGGTCAGTCCAGATCTGTTGCGTATACATTCTGGATACACAGTAAATAGATCCATTATCCTGCATTTAccttctgggattaataaagtgaattaattaaatgaaataTGTTTGAAGAAAAATACTGCTATAGTCAATAATAAACGTTTTGATTGTGATGACATCGGAACTGTGCATCCACATTAATGTAAATACATTTCCAAGAAAGCGAGGAAAGGGTTTGAAAGAAATCGAGAACCGCCCCCaagttcagccaatcagaaaatagcgGTTAAATAAGCGATTCCTTTGTTCCAACTGCTTTATTTCACTGTTCGGTCAGGCGCTCTTTAAAACCACAGTGAAGAATAAAGTATGTTTGAAGATGCTGTAACAGAAGAGCATTTGCTCGGGGGAAGCACAGGAAGGTAGCCGACCTTTCATCGTCGGGCAGCTCGTCGTTGTCTTTAAGCCAGGTCATGGTGGGGAGAAGCGAGGGGTCGTGGGTCACCTTGCACTCAAACACCGCCGACATGCCCCTCTGCACCACCTTGTACTCGGGCTGTCTCATGATGCGGGTCGGATCTGGCGGAGAGGGGGTCGGAGGTGATTCGCCACGGATTACATTTCAGAAGATCATTTCGTTGCTAGGGTTCAATTGTAATACGGGCGGATCGTATTTCTCCAACATCGGAAACCAGACACAGAGTACAACACACCTAAGGGGAAGTTTGTAGAGACAAGAGGGCATTCAGAGCAgctcaaaacaaaaaagataTGGCCAAAAAGGGCAAAAATATCCAAGGTTTACCCCGGAGgcaccaaaataacaaaaaccaAAAACTCGCAAATAtctacaaaaaaacaacaaccgagAGTTAATACAACTAGAAATGCATGACCTGAATAGTGGTGCATTTGTAATATGTTGGCAAAGATTGCCGTAGGATGCTAATCGGGAGCTACATGCTAACAAACAATCTATGTGCTTCGACAGACAGGTCTGTGTTGCTCACCTTTGACCTCCAGGTAGACGTGATTCTCGTAGGTGCCCAGGGAGTTGCGGGCCACGCAGGTGTACTTCCCACTGTAGAGGGCCTGCGCCACGTGGAGCTCCAGGGTCCCGTTGTCGTGGATCACGTACGGCTCCCCGTCCAGGGTGCTGGAGCTGCCGTCTTTGAACCTGAAAGTCAAGCAGGACAGGGGAGTGTGAGTCTGTGTACCAGTGATGGGAGTTAGCCTGAGACCAGCAGAACAGTCTCTGAACCAGTAATGGGAGTTAGCCTGAGACCAGCAGGCCAGTCTGTGTACCAGTGACGGGAGTTAGCCTGAGACCAGCAGGCCAGTCTCTGAACCAGCGATGGGAGTTAGCCTGACACAGGTGGCTCTTGCATACAAGGTCTTGCGAGGGACTTAACACAACAGATTAATAGATGGATGTGATAAAACTAAATAAAGACAAATACGAGACCCTCGACGGACATAATAGGCAAGTGTGGGAGTATGTGAAGACAGTGAATTTGAAATGGAACGAGAGAGTCCTATAAAGTGCACAGGAGGGTATATCTGCATGCTATTAATTAATATCAAGAACGAATGGACATGGTTATTAGAGTTcctcaaaataaataatcataaaTGTATGCAAATAGAAAACACGTACTGTTCCTTTAAATATACACATTCAAACTTGGAAGAGGATTATCATTTAGTCTGAataaagcacacacaagcaaacatcgACGCGTCCGTCGACTTACCGCACGTCCACCGTATCAAATACCGCCGGGGCGACAGTATTTGATGTTGGTTTGATATCACGTTTCTTTGATATTAAGGTGGTTTGATATCAGCAGACTCACCACGTGATCTTGGGGACGGGGGAGCCGAAGGAGGCGCAGTCCATTAGGGCGCGGTGGTGTCTGATCACCTGGTACACCTTCTCTGCCTTGGTCAGCACCCTGGGGGGCtcggctgggggtgggggggggggggtgggagacaaGCACAAGCCTTTTACAGACAGCCCCCTGCTGTGCGGACACACCCAACCTCCTAAAATCAATGCGATCAAGAGCATCATTTACATGCAGGCCCTACACGTAAATGATGCTCTTGATCGCATCTTTGGATcaaaacgtctgctaaatgccctacattgtagggcatttagcagacgcttttatccaaagacacttacaataagtgcaatAAGTACAAACAacgatatatcgctgttggtacagtagaGATCATCGTATAAACAAGTGGCAAGCATTTACAATGGCTTTGTAACCCAGTCCCCGAATACAACaacgatagctaggataagacgctacacaatgctaagtaataTTTTCTTGAAGTGCCATCAGAGCCAGGGAGCGGGGAGGGAgaagtgtatgtttgtgagggGATGGGTCCCTCTGTGCTTTCCCGGAGCCCCGACTCACAGAGCACGTTGACGAAGGCGTTGGCCAGCAGGTAGCCGTACTCGTTGGACACGTTGCACTGGTACACGGCGCTGGCGCCCGGCTGCACCTCGGTGAAGATGACCGAGTCGTCCTCCACCCGACGGCTGGGGTCGTCGTCGATGGAGTCTGggcagacgaggaggagggtggaggagagaggaagagaagggggagaaggaggagaagggggagaaggaggagaaggaggagaaggaggagaagggggagaaggaggagaaggaggagaagggggagaagggggagttGTTTGATGTTAGTTAAGTTAggtacgaggaatccttgagaCAGAAAATGTGGGTGTCAAAGGCAAAAATACAGGACAGCCACAGCAATATAATTGTAAAAGAGTTAAAAAAagtattactttttttaattataGAAATTCTATACAAATAAGAATATGAAAATAACTACTAAATACACCAAAAATATATCTGCATAACTAGTATACATTTTTTTCGAAGCAGACGTTCTGACAAGCAAAgacatttttttgggggggagagggggagagggaagagagaagggtagaggagggggagagggggagaggaaaagaggagaggaggaggagggagagcgggggagaaggggacgggaggagtaggagggagagggggagagggagggagagggagagggggacaggaggagagtaggagagagagggggagggggagggggagggggagggagagggggacaggaggagagtaggagagagagggggagggggagggagaaggggacgggaggagagtaggagggagagggggaggctgTGTTGAACAGGTGGGTTCACTTACTCTCCACGGGGATGCCGTTCATGGACCAGGCGATGGAGGGCTTGGGGGTGCCGCTGGCTCGGCAGGTGAGCACCCCGGTCTCCCTGGGAGCCAGCACCAGGTTACGAGGCGGGCCGCTGATCCAGTACGGAGCAGCTGGAAGCAGGGCGCAGCGCGGCGGCAGGTGGAGAGCGGGAGAATTAATCATACAGAACACGCTACAGAGCCCTGCTGTCTGCCCCGCGCATAAATCAATTACACAgtgggtgaagagagagagagagacagagagagagacagagacagagacagagacagagagacagagacagagacagagacagagagagagagagagagagagagagagagagagacagagacagagagagagagagagagagagagagagagacagacagagacagagagagagcgagagagagggagagagagagacagagagagagagagacagagagaagagagagcgtgagggagagagacagagacagacagagatggaataagatggagggagagacacagagagagatggggaaagaTGGagtgggagagacacagagagagagagagagagagagagagagagagagagagagagagagagagagaagagaaagatggagggagagagaaatggagagggagagacaaagagagggagagacagagagaaggagatgggaAAGAGGATGAGAGACTGACTTTGGAGTGAACAAGTGTGAGTAAGGTAACAgatacccagagagagagagagagagagagagaaagagagagagagagagagagagagagagagagagagagagagagagagagagagagagagagagagagagagagagagagagagagagagagagagagagagagagagagagagagagagagcaagagagagtgcgggaccgagagagagcgagaactacagagagccagagacacacacggggCAGGTGCTCTTCTCCCGCGTGCTCCACCACGTCACCCACCTCTGACGGTGACCCGGATGTTGTGGTGGGCAGAGCCCAGCTGGTTCTTGGCGGAGCAGCGGTACTCCCCGGCGTCCGACTCGGACACGTTGACGATGGACATCGTCTTCTGGTGGTGCAGGAAGGAGGTGCGCTTGGTCGGGAGATCTCCGCCCACTTTGGTCCACGACACCTGGGGAGTGGGCCTGCAGCCAGGGtccaagaggagaggagaggaggaggagggaaggaagggaaggaaagaagggagggggagggaggagtgaggggagggagggagggagaaagggaggcaggaggagtggggggggagggagtgagggagggagggagaaagggaggcagAAAGGCAAGGGATGGAGGAGTGAGGCGAGGGAtggaatgagggagggagggagaaaagggagaaagCAAAGGATGGAatgagggcgggagggagggagagagggaggaagggagtaaAGGAATGAGGGTGGTAAtgaggggaggcagggagagagggaggaagggggaaggACGGAAAGGGGAGAAGCAGGGACACAAAGCAGTGGGTGTAAACAGAGAGCGGACACATGAACATGATTTACCCGTGCGAGTGGGCATGGGGGGTGAATACATGCATATATTTGTCTCACTCACAGGCCCTCGGCGATACACTCCAGCTCCAGGACCTGCCCCCGCAGGACCAGCTGAGTGCTGGACGCACCGGACGGGATGAGGAAGGTGGGCTTCCTGTCGTCCGCTGGGGCTTCtgttttcaaacacacacacacacacacacacacacacacacacacacacacaggcacgcacacaagcacacgcgcacacacacgcaggcaggcacgcaggcCGGCAGGAAggcagccacacacaaacacaaacagagacacccTTTGCTGTTTACTTTCCGGTTTCAGAAGCAATTTGCTTTACAAACAATTTGTTGAATGGCCATTATTGGCTTTGTGGGGTTTGTCTAAGGCTGGGGATTTAAAGAAATCTCTCACTTTGTCGCTGGATTTTCTGTGTAATAGCCTTTTTGTTAAAAGCCAATCAATTACTCTGACGGTTGCTGCTTCTGGGCTAATCAGGCAGAGCCAGACTAACTCCTTCTCATCAGCTCACAAAAGACAGATGAAACGTGACACCAAAAGGGGAGGGTTCATCGCACTCATGACCAATGACATCACGGGATTAGAAAGAACTCATTTCCCCACGTCTTGTAATCCTAAAGTGGGAGTTGCTTTGTTTCACCTGTTCCTCTGTGAGCCTGTGAGATAGCAGCATGGTCGAGCATCTGCAGGTTGACTCAGAACAGCCCAGCCTGTCGTCTGACAGAGCTGGTATTTTGATGTGTGGGAATTCCATTGCGTTGAACGCTCTGGTATGACTTGTTGAACATAGAATACATTGATGgaaacaataacaaaacaaagaaagggGGACAAACACTTTTGGGAGACACGCAGGGAGGACTGGGATAATGATGGCATGGCATTGTGTTTACAGCGGTTGTTGTTACAAGAGCATGAGGTTTACGGAGCCAACGTCGACGGTAGCGGACAAGGAGAccgaaagggagagaggaaattAGCAGAGAATTGAGGAGAGTTGGAGGGGGATCAAAATGTGGGTATAATTGTTaggttaaaagaaaagggggacGTTTTTGGTGCTCTGCAAGGTGATTAGACTTATACTTGGATAATATGTTAAAAAGGTAAGGTGTGATCAGGTTGAAGCAAGTATCAGAGCGACTTCAAGGAAGCGTGATATCTGAAGGAATTAGACATTGACTGAGGGTTGGAGTCAATCGGGGTTGATGAGAGAGTCCGGGGAGAGGGTTAGACGAAGACGAGCCATTAGTGTTCGGGGTAGAAGCCGGGATTTCGCGGGAGGACGACTGGACACTAGGGGGTGCCAAAACTCACCACTAAATAAATCAGTCTCATTGTAAAAATCTGCCATTGTCTCATTGATTGCATCCACTGTAACACAACAGAAAATCAAACATGCCACAAGTTGAAATCAACACACAGAAAATGCCAACAATAAAAAATGAAGACATCAAAAACACAAGTCAGGTGACTTTTAAACAATAAATATGACGAACCGCACACACGTATTCATGTACACAAAACCCCAGTCTGAGAATGCAGTGGATAGACTTCGCTGCGCCTGCTGGAAGGATAGCTCATAAATCAAGAATGGATGAGAAGGGTCTTTTGTGGGAGACTTGGGTGGTGCCTACTAAATCTTTACAAAAGGCCTGCGATGAATGGCTGGCTCACATAGAATACTCTAATGACGGCTTCTCTGACAATGTGTCTTTTCAGCGTGACAACAGCCACTTGCGTCCGAGAGCATGCTAGCAGAAATGGAAAATCGCTGCATGTGTCCTGAGCTGGGGTACTCTGTGCTGTTAACCTCGCTGTGCGCGACACACACGTACGATAGCGCACGTGCCCACGCATGTGTCTCCacggtgtgtttgtttttcggcTTGTGTGTTTTCCCATTACTTTGTAGCCACACTAAGATCGTTTTGCTTGGTTAACTTGTTTCCGTCTCAAATGCTCTGCTCTCTTAACATGCGTGGAgtcagaaacacaaacagataccAAGATTTGTATCCCATCCACCCCACCGCCTACATACAcccacagagtcacacacacacacacacacacacacacacacacacaacacaaccacatacaGACATGCACCAATACGCACACgtaagcatgcacgcacacacttacggTTAAGGACTTTGACGGTGATGGGCTGCTTCTGCTGGATGGTCTGAGTGTGCGGGAAGCGCGCGTAGCAGATGTAGTCGCTCCTGGTGTCCTCCTTGCGGACGTTGGAGAAGTACAGATCTCCGTTGAGGGCCTGAGACACCCTGCTGTTCTGAGGGAGCCTCTGGAAgtctgccacacacacgcacacgcacacgcacacacacacacacacacacacaaagaaccacACATTTGTATAAGATATGGGTCAGGGTGGCACATTAATGAGGCCGAAGAAAGGAAAAATAGATGGATGTGGTGGATCTGTGATATCCCCCACAATGCCTCATGGTGTCTTGAAAAGCGCTGCATGCAATTAACTATTCTAATCAAGTATGTATTGATATTGATTCAAACACATTAGTACCAGGGTCTCCTCcctgtggtgttggtggtgaaaGCCCTCACACTGATAATGTGCTGTAATGTGTTCTAATGTGTGCCATGAGTCTTACTGTTGTCCATCCAGAATATGACAGGAGGGGGCAGGCCCACAGGCGGCTGACACTGCAGCACCAGGGACACGCCCTCCTGGACCACGATTGGATCGATCTTCTCCTTGGACCACAAGGGGGACCCTGATTGGACAGAACAGAGCGGGTTAGCGGGAGAGCGTAGAAATGAGTCAATTAGTTCCAAACGCACGCGGTTCTCAGGAGGTAAACAGGCCGCGACGGACGGGGGGACAGAGGTGACGGGGCTGGCTCGGTGGAGGGTGGACCCGGGGGGGCAGATGGATGGGAGAGGTAGACTAATTGAATGACACAGAGACGTACACCAAAAGGGGATGGTTTTCGGGGTTCAGTGACTACCAAATCCTGGAACAAGCTGACATGCGGGTTCTAACCGGTTCTAACCCCCCGCATCAGGAGACCATTACCTTCCAGAAAGAGAGCCTTGAAGACCGAAGAGGCCACTTATTCGTTCGGATAATTAAAACAAAAGACGGAAATGGACAAAAATGTTCGTGAACTGAATGGTTGAATGCAATGTAGATGAACAAAATGGTGACTATATAGAGAATGAGACAGATGAACAAAGAAATGATCATGGCGGGAAACCGGTTCGGCAGGGGGGGTGAAAGGGTGTCTCACTGGACTGTCTGATGGCGATGTTGTGGGACAGGGCGGTGCCGTGCTCGTTGCGGGCGGTGCACTGGAACACGCCCTCGTAGTTCTCCGCCTTCTCCCCGCTGATGTCCACCACCAGGGTGCCCGAGTTGTGCTTCATGGTGACCTTGGGCTCCTGGTCGATGTCAAAGTGGGTCCCGTTCCTGGTCCAGGAgaagctgtggggggggggttcagggttcaggggtcagggtgcggccgttaaacaacacacaacagaccTGGTGACTGTTGTATCATTACTAGCCTGTCATCAGAGGTACTGCCAAGATGCCTTTGCTAtaggtgtgcgcgtgtgtgtgtgtgtgtgtgtgtgtgtgtgtgtgtgtgtgtgtgtgtgtgtgtgtgtttgtaggggaATGTCTGTGCGCATGCCTTTCTGTTTAAGAAAGAGTGtaagcgagagtgtgtgtgtgtgtgtgtgcgtgtgcgtgtgcgtcaacACAGTACTTCTtactgcgcgtgtgtgtgtgcgtgcgtgcgtgcgtgcgtgcgtgcgtgcgtgcgtgcgcgtgcgtgcgtgcgtgcgtgcgtgcgtgcgtgcgtgcgtgcgtgtgcgtgcgtgcgtgcgtgcgtgcgtgcgtgcgtgcgtgcatgcgtgcgcgtgcgtgcgtgtgtgtgtgtgttacacctGCGGGGCATGCACAACACCTACCGGGGGTGGGGCTTGCCCTTGGCCTCACAGTGGATGACAATGTTCTCCCGGGGGTCCACGATGTAGTCCTTGGGGGACTGGAGGGTGATGGTGGGAGGCTGGGGCACTGCGgacaccacagggggggggggtctccatgAGAACACACACTCTGCCGCGCCGCCGGGCGCCTCAGTAGCGGCGGTGATCGATCACAACCAGACACGAGACGGCGAACACCGCATGCAGACCTCTCGGCCACTAAGTCACGTCGTATTTTATTAGAAATTACAGGGCCTAATGACGCATTATCAGCACTAAAACAACCGCAAAAACATGCATAAACATATGGGAcgaggggggggacgggggggggggacgggggggggggatatacaTTATCTATAATAACGTGTGGTGTTTGATGTGTTCTTGGAGCCAGCAGGGTGCAGCTAATGGACCGTGACAGCTGATGATGGGCGCACATGCTGTTCAAGGTACGGTGGGATATATTTTTCTCTTACCGGGGCCCATAAACAGAGATGCTCATAAAAATGGcgacaaccaaaaaaaaacgcacAGGACGAAAAAAGAGCTCAAAGAGCCACAAAAATGACAAACAACTTACGAATTGCATGCTAAAATAACTCGTAAAATCTCCAATCCACACGCAACATAGAAAAACGTCTAAATCGACAAACAAAAGCGAAAGAATATGATAAAGAATAGGAACAATTGAAGGACGGCAAGCGAATGGGGTTGCGCAACCCTTGCAATGAATTCACACTGGGGGGGAACTTACAATCGTTTCAGAACTTCAGCATTTCCAACAAGAATGGGCAGAGAAGGCATTAGCATGGATGAAAAATGGTATTGTCATAAAAGGTATTGTGTTACTTCTGATGCAGAAAGATTATTCCTCAGAGCCATAGGGTTTATTCCAGGAACGCAGTTCACTTACGGTCAGAGCACAACAATATACGGGATACACGTTTGTATTCGTGTTATAATATGGTTGTATAATATAGAAACTTTCTTCATCAATCAGtttgtttttctacattttaaagCAGTTCCTACTTTGGACGATTGATCAGCAGAATCATAGAGTTCAATATTATTTACGATCTACATTATACTCCTTTAAAATCATATTCACTCAATGATATCAAACCCCAATGAGTAGACTTCCTACACTGGTCGTCTTTAGCAGGGAGCTGTATGCTTACGGTCTAGAGGGACCTCCAGTGTTGTGACCAGGGTTCCCAGTAGTGACAGGACCAGTAGGACCAGCAAcggtgatgacgatgatgatgatgatgacgatggtgGTGAGGATGTTGGTGGTGTCAGCTACACccatccttcctctcctctccatgacAGCTGTGTGACGTTTAGTTCCCCACCCCCCGGACGCAGCAGTGCAGTCCCCTTGACTCAGCTCTCTAGCTCACTGAGGTCTGAAGACACACGCTGCTGCACGTTCAACACTGcacggggagagaggggggagagaggggggagagaggggtggagagagagagagagtcaaaacTTGAATATAGAATTCCTTTGCAGTGTGCAAAAACTTACATGGATACATTTTACCGCACTACATGCAGGCATAGAGTTAAGTAATACAAGATTAAtattgaggaggagagagggggagagagggagggagagagagtgagagtgagagtgagagtgagagtgagagagactcaCCACTTCAATATAAACACCTTGCCGTTTGCAAAAAATTAACATGTATGCATTTACTGCACAACATGCAAGCAAGATTACACAAGATAATATTTATCGctatttattatattaattcTAATTAAAGTGCACATGCCCCATACTGTTTTCACAGCCTGCTCTAACCCTCTCATTGCATCGTAATTTATAGTTCTTAATAACTTAGTGTCTAAATATTGTTGATTCATGTATGGTTTTACTTCTTCCTCGTCCATATTTTGTGCGTACTTTTTCTCATATCGTGTTACTTTATGACTTATATTCCCCACTCTCCCCAAGTTACTtgggaaaaataaaagaaatcaGAATCTGATTCAGATTCCGAAAACAACAGaatacagatacacaaacaaaccGCCATCCTTCTAAGTTAATTCACCTTTCATAAAATAACCGGCGCTATTTCAAAACACAGAATAGCGGTATGGAATGGTGTCAcgacaaagaaagagaagaaCAAATACATAGAGAGCCAAAGTATTGGCTTGCATGCAACATGGAGTATCCATGGTGATCAATCACGACGGACAATACCACGTTTGTTATGAGTCCTATTCAGCAGCATACTGACAAGgacagaagagaaagagagagcgagagacacaacAACTCCTCATCGCTGAGATGAAAGACTGAATGAAAGACAGAggcacagagggacagagggagagggggacagagacagagagagggggggacagagacagagagagagagagagagagagagagagagagagagagagagagagagagagagacagagagagagagagagagagagagagagagagagagagagagagagagagagagagagaacagagtacAGATGGCCCCTAGTCATGGATCAATGCTGTTCCACATGCAGTGCAGTTAGCAGGAAAAACTATCTTTTTGATCTAGCCGGATGGAGGCCCCCCCCGACCATAGAAATCCTATATTAACCAGGGCCGACGGGGGACCAAGCGGGCCTCACTTAGTGCTGCTAATCACCTTGCAGGGCCACATACCCCaaagggcccccccccccccccatgccccctCATATTGATCACGTCAGCCTTTGAATGACACATCCGGGCGGACGGGACTTATCTGtcccctcccatctctctctctggctctccaatctctctgcctgtctgattgactgactgattgactgaccccccccccccccccgcccccccacccacccccaccggtGGACCGATCCGGAATGAGGCCGCGTTAGGGCGACCGAAAGATTGGAGGCCATTAGCTGATGCCAGCACGGTGGCTGTGGTAATAAGACGTGTCCTCTGTGAGTTCGGAGGGACAGATTTCAGCCTAGGAGGACATCATGTCCCAAGTAAGGGAGGGGTGTAGAAGGAAGAGTGTCTGTATAGAAGCGATGCTTCACTTCCTTTGGGATATTGTGAAATTCTTGCCCTTATAAAAGAGATGATGATGTGATATACACatgaaacatgtttttttacatgaaNNNNNNNNNNNNNNNNNNNNNNNNNNNNNNNNNNNNNNNNNNNNNNNNNNNNNNNNNNNNNNNNNNNNNNNNNNNNNNNNNNNNNNNNNNNNNNNNNNNNAAACGGAAGCCCGTTTTACTGCCCTCTCCTCCTGGCCTGGCGGAATCGCTATcctttaacaaaaaaataaaaaggaacagagagaaggggagcTCTTTTGACGCCCCGTTTGCTATGGTTGCGGCGGGGAGACAATGGAAGGCGCCGGCCCCTTTGAAAGAGTCACAATTCATTCTCCCGCACCTCTGAATAATGTTTCTCCCCCCCCAGTACAAAGCCAGGCAGAATGTAACATAATCTAACTCAAAGTACATTGTCTCTGCCGCACAACAATGACCCAGCCCTGCGCTTCAAACCCTCGTTTGGGGTTTCTTTTAGTGCTTCCCATTATGATCGGTGGCTCTGTCGTCGTGTGTTTTGGTCTGGGAATTTATTCATGTCACACGGGCACAATGGGAGACAGTTCCACATTTTAATGTATAATATCATGCATAATGAAATGCATAATTGATATCCCATTTCCATAATGAAAACGGGGATGAATCACATTATTGCGAGAGTTTTATCGGTGATCAAGTGTACTTAATTTCTTATGTGTTATAACTAACGCACTAAAAGAAAATTACTACATTGTTGAGGCGAATGCACAGAGCTcttggagcgtgtgtgtgtgcgcgtgtgcttgtgtgcatgcgtgcgcgtgcgcgtgtgcgtgtgtgctttctCAGCGTTTAACGGCCCCACATGGGAGCTCATTCATTTCACAAAATTCATAAAGTAAGCCGTCGATCAGTTTGGTGGCATGCATGGCTCGGGGAAAAAAAAGGGACGAAAAATGATGGATAGCGGGGTGGAGGTATATGGATTTACTGTGACATGCATCAAACGGAGGGGGCCGTACTTcacagagcgaggggggggggagagggacc includes:
- the LOC132464185 gene encoding neuronal cell adhesion molecule-like isoform X8: MKHNSGTLVVDISGEKAENYEGVFQCTARNEHGTALSHNIAIRQSRSPLWSKEKIDPIVVQEGVSLVLQCQPPVGLPPPVIFWMDNNFQRLPQNSRVSQALNGDLYFSNVRKEDTRSDYICYARFPHTQTIQQKQPITVKVLNLDAINETMADFYNETDLFSEAPADDRKPTFLIPSGASSTQLVLRGQVLELECIAEGLPTPQVSWTKVGGDLPTKRTSFLHHQKTMSIVNVSESDAGEYRCSAKNQLGSAHHNIRVTVRAAPYWISGPPRNLVLAPRETGVLTCRASGTPKPSIAWSMNGIPVENSIDDDPSRRVEDDSVIFTEVQPGASAVYQCNVSNEYGYLLANAFVNVLSEPPRVLTKAEKVYQVIRHHRALMDCASFGSPVPKITWFKDGSSSTLDGEPYVIHDNGTLELHVAQALYSGKYTCVARNSLGTYENHVYLEVKDPTRIMRQPEYKVVQRGMSAVFECKVTHDPSLLPTMTWLKDNDELPDDERFIVDSDTLTIAEVTEGDEGIYTCIMNTTLDHDSASAELSVVEAEPTPAVVYERPDPPTDLELTDKKERSVQLTWTPGDENNSPIEKFLIQYEDSLHHRGHWHNLTEVAGTRTTANLPLSPYAHYTFRVLALNAVGLSRPSAPSRMYKTEAASPDENPTGVHGSGTEHNNLVISWKPLKGIQANGPMLKYKVMWRLKDVDTDWTSVVVANVSKFVVSGTPTFSPYELKVQAVNKHGSGPEPTVAHGHSGEDLPVAAPDNTQVLVLNSTLVEVHWDPVSLKSIRGHLRGYKVYYWRELSLHKHNPRHVEKQILDFSGNHTHGMVPGLKPSSHYSLNVRVYNGKGEGPPSPSQTFETPEGVPGIPSFLTVSDPGLDSLTLEWGPPKDQNGRLTGYTLTYQPAMTSRQVDIATQGWFIGLMCAIALLILILLIICFIQRNKGGKYPVKEKEDAHTDPEFQPMKDDDCTFGEYSDSEDQKPLKGSRTPSSGRTVKRGDSDDSLVDYSEGGGDGQFNEDGSFIGQYSGKSIGRDTVQGEGPESSEAPSPITTAMNSLNSFV